From Vogesella sp. XCS3, the proteins below share one genomic window:
- a CDS encoding TrkA family potassium uptake protein: MSLLNTHAMGRALASRLLFLFALVLSAVVMGTLGYHLLEGWSLFDSLYMTVITLATIGYGETHPLDMVGRAFTVVLIIFGTGVMGYGISSLTLLLFQGDLPHYLRVRKMDKIISRLENHIIICGLSRTGLYALEELTRSGHDVVIIEKSEAQIQQWLGGKERPYIVGDATEDDNLLAAGIERAQAIITSLTSDADNAFVVVTARSLNSQLSIVSKAETESARKKLLAVGADQVVIPSYLGGMNMANLVIKPETLHFFERLHTRYPNTFRAQVVPVEPLWVGRSIAECMPVSDGSVIVVALEMPGGEVAFNPPAETLLYEGQSLMIIGRKAVHAPPVTQA, from the coding sequence ATGAGCCTGCTAAACACCCACGCCATGGGGCGAGCCCTGGCCAGCCGCCTGTTATTCCTGTTTGCCCTGGTGCTGAGCGCTGTCGTCATGGGTACGCTGGGCTACCACCTGCTGGAAGGGTGGAGCCTGTTTGACAGCCTGTACATGACGGTGATTACCCTGGCCACCATCGGCTATGGCGAAACCCACCCGCTGGACATGGTTGGCCGCGCCTTTACCGTGGTGCTGATCATTTTTGGCACCGGCGTTATGGGCTACGGCATTTCTTCCCTCACCCTGCTGCTATTCCAGGGCGACCTGCCCCACTACCTGCGCGTACGCAAAATGGACAAAATCATCTCCCGCCTGGAAAACCACATCATTATCTGCGGCCTCAGCCGTACAGGGCTGTATGCGCTGGAAGAGCTGACACGCAGCGGGCACGATGTGGTGATAATCGAAAAAAGCGAAGCACAGATACAGCAATGGCTAGGTGGCAAAGAACGCCCCTATATCGTGGGCGACGCCACCGAAGACGACAATCTGCTGGCAGCAGGCATCGAGCGCGCCCAGGCCATCATCACCAGCCTGACCTCCGACGCCGACAATGCCTTTGTGGTGGTAACCGCGCGCAGCCTAAACAGCCAGCTGTCCATCGTGTCGAAAGCCGAAACCGAAAGCGCCCGCAAGAAACTGCTGGCGGTCGGTGCGGATCAGGTAGTGATTCCGTCCTACCTGGGCGGGATGAATATGGCCAATCTGGTGATCAAACCGGAAACCCTGCATTTTTTCGAGCGCCTGCACACGCGCTACCCCAACACCTTCCGCGCGCAGGTAGTGCCGGTAGAGCCGTTGTGGGTTGGCCGCAGCATTGCCGAGTGCATGCCGGTAAGCGACGGCAGCGTGATTGTGGTGGCACTGGAAATGCCGGGTGGCGAAGTCGCCTTCAACCCACCGGCCGAAACCTTGCTATACGAAGGCCAGTCGCTGATGATCATCGGCCGCAAAGCCGTACACGCCCCACCGGTCACCCAGGCGTGA
- a CDS encoding pyrimidine/purine nucleoside phosphorylase — protein sequence MSQFDNVSVVKKANVYFDGKCVSHTVVLPDGTRKSVGVILPAKLLFSTGAPEVMELIDGQCKVTLAGETEAKTYGAGQSFNVPGESSFQIEVLETVHYVCHFG from the coding sequence ATGAGCCAGTTCGATAATGTAAGTGTGGTCAAAAAGGCCAATGTCTATTTTGATGGCAAGTGCGTGAGCCATACCGTGGTGCTGCCGGATGGTACGCGCAAGTCGGTAGGGGTGATTCTGCCAGCCAAGCTGCTGTTCAGCACCGGCGCGCCCGAGGTGATGGAACTGATCGACGGCCAGTGCAAAGTCACGCTGGCGGGCGAGACCGAAGCCAAGACCTATGGCGCGGGGCAGTCGTTTAATGTGCCGGGCGAGAGCTCGTTCCAGATCGAGGTGCTGGAGACCGTGCACTACGTGTGCCACTTCGGCTGA
- a CDS encoding HD domain-containing phosphohydrolase yields MDRYRIEDEESFSDFQYALDDYAPRIANLLAALRQSPQDAGMLAELMRLFHTIKGDAGLCRLGFVEPMVHAAEDLLSRVRSGSLPFDAALEQLLLLAMDRLELVISELESGREVPLTDFNRLVAEMSQLNDTAPALVEAQAWLVIKRLTGFLPHQPLPVAAPRSPQVDADLQYFRTLALQFEQRSLLFQGRTERNLLLAAACNEASTQPIDPLQLEAAVCMHDVGMMFLPEELWLKHGKLSDADRLQLAAHPGWGADMLARMSGWEEAARIVREHHERIDGTGYPAGKRAGMICEGAKLLAIIDTFEAVILKHGQRRQVRSLLRAVAEVNACESQFDPAWIACFNLVVRDMIERGFVLPHVR; encoded by the coding sequence ATGGATCGTTACCGCATTGAAGATGAAGAAAGTTTTTCCGACTTTCAGTACGCGCTGGACGACTACGCCCCGCGCATAGCCAATTTGCTGGCCGCTTTGCGGCAAAGCCCGCAGGATGCAGGCATGCTGGCAGAATTGATGCGGCTTTTTCACACTATCAAGGGTGATGCCGGGCTGTGTCGCCTGGGGTTTGTGGAACCCATGGTGCACGCGGCAGAAGACCTGCTGTCCCGCGTGCGCAGTGGCAGCCTGCCATTTGATGCCGCGCTGGAGCAGCTGTTGTTGCTGGCCATGGACCGCCTGGAGTTGGTGATCAGCGAGCTGGAAAGTGGCCGCGAGGTGCCGCTGACCGACTTCAACCGGCTGGTGGCCGAGATGAGCCAGCTAAACGATACCGCGCCTGCGCTGGTGGAGGCACAGGCGTGGCTGGTTATCAAGCGCCTGACAGGCTTCTTGCCGCACCAGCCGCTGCCGGTGGCGGCGCCGCGCTCGCCACAGGTAGACGCGGATCTGCAGTACTTCCGCACCCTGGCGCTGCAGTTCGAGCAGCGTTCGCTGCTATTTCAGGGCCGTACCGAGCGCAATCTATTGCTGGCGGCAGCCTGCAATGAGGCCTCTACCCAGCCCATAGACCCGCTGCAGCTGGAGGCGGCGGTGTGTATGCACGATGTGGGCATGATGTTCCTGCCGGAGGAGCTGTGGCTCAAGCATGGCAAGCTGAGTGATGCAGACCGCTTGCAGTTGGCCGCACACCCGGGCTGGGGGGCGGACATGCTGGCGCGCATGTCTGGCTGGGAGGAGGCGGCGCGCATTGTGCGTGAACACCACGAGCGCATTGATGGCACGGGCTACCCGGCGGGCAAGCGTGCCGGCATGATTTGCGAGGGGGCCAAGCTGCTGGCCATTATCGATACTTTTGAGGCCGTGATCCTGAAGCACGGCCAGCGTCGGCAGGTGCGCTCCCTGCTGCGGGCGGTGGCCGAGGTCAATGCGTGCGAGTCGCAGTTTGACCCGGCGTGGATTGCCTGCTTCAACCTGGTGGTGCGCGACATGATAGAGCGCGGTTTTGTGTTGCCGCACGTACGCTAG
- a CDS encoding cold-shock protein: MATGTVKWFNDSKGFGFITPDNGGDDVFAHFSQINAKGFRTLAENQRVSFDIVDGPKGKQASNIQPL; the protein is encoded by the coding sequence ATGGCAACCGGTACCGTTAAATGGTTTAACGACTCCAAGGGCTTCGGCTTCATCACTCCGGACAACGGCGGTGACGACGTATTCGCTCACTTCTCCCAGATCAACGCTAAAGGCTTCCGCACTCTGGCTGAAAACCAGCGCGTTAGCTTCGACATCGTTGACGGCCCTAAGGGCAAACAAGCTTCCAACATTCAGCCTCTGTAA
- a CDS encoding DUF1415 domain-containing protein, whose product MELSHDDIIAATRNWLEKAVIGLNLCPFAKSVYVKDQVRIVISDAKDPATLLEHLMVELRLLADSEPEEVDTTLLVHPYVLQRFLDFNDFLEIADAALADMGLEGTLQVADFHPKFQFAGTTINDVSNNTNRSPFPTLHLIRESSIERAVEAFPDAATIYERNIALMQEMGRDGWEALNVGAPKSK is encoded by the coding sequence GTGGAACTCTCACACGACGATATCATCGCCGCCACCCGCAACTGGCTGGAAAAAGCCGTTATCGGCCTGAATCTGTGCCCATTTGCCAAGTCGGTATATGTAAAAGACCAGGTACGCATTGTCATCAGCGACGCCAAAGACCCGGCCACACTGCTGGAACACCTGATGGTCGAACTGCGCCTGCTGGCAGATAGCGAGCCCGAAGAAGTCGATACCACCTTGCTGGTACACCCCTACGTACTGCAGCGTTTTCTGGACTTTAATGACTTCCTGGAGATCGCCGACGCTGCGCTGGCAGACATGGGCCTGGAGGGCACGCTACAGGTTGCCGACTTCCACCCCAAATTCCAGTTTGCCGGCACCACCATCAACGATGTCAGCAACAACACCAACCGCTCGCCATTCCCTACCCTGCACCTGATACGCGAAAGCAGTATCGAGCGCGCCGTAGAGGCGTTCCCGGATGCCGCCACTATCTATGAACGCAATATTGCGCTCATGCAGGAAATGGGCCGCGATGGCTGGGAAGCCTTGAATGTCGGCGCCCCGAAAAGTAAATAA
- a CDS encoding lysophospholipid acyltransferase family protein, translated as MRTLLRWFSLIMLRLLGWRLHGAFPADKKYVLIGAPHTSNWDFPYTLMFCFAGGAKLYWMGKHTLFTGAKGPIMRWLGGIPVDRRQKNSLVEQMVEVFHRSHQLAVAIPPEGTRAKVAEWKTGFYHIACGAGVPIALGYLDFAKKQGGVMGMFQPSGDIARDMPLIRAQYQNVTGKCPQNQ; from the coding sequence TTGCGTACCCTGTTGCGCTGGTTTTCCCTGATCATGCTGCGATTGCTGGGTTGGCGCCTGCATGGTGCTTTCCCCGCCGACAAGAAGTACGTGCTGATCGGTGCGCCGCATACCAGCAACTGGGACTTTCCGTATACGCTGATGTTCTGTTTTGCCGGCGGGGCCAAGCTGTACTGGATGGGTAAGCACACACTGTTTACCGGTGCGAAGGGCCCGATCATGCGCTGGCTGGGCGGGATTCCGGTGGATCGCCGCCAGAAGAATTCGCTGGTGGAGCAAATGGTCGAGGTATTTCATCGCAGCCATCAGCTGGCGGTGGCGATTCCGCCGGAGGGAACCCGTGCCAAAGTGGCAGAATGGAAGACCGGCTTTTATCACATCGCCTGTGGTGCGGGTGTGCCGATCGCGCTGGGTTATCTGGATTTTGCCAAGAAGCAGGGTGGTGTCATGGGTATGTTTCAGCCTAGCGGCGATATTGCCCGCGACATGCCGCTTATTCGGGCTCAATACCAGAATGTCACCGGCAAGTGCCCGCAGAATCAATAA
- a CDS encoding cache domain-containing protein, protein MSGLGRVARLWQRLMQPLNRSVRNRFVALALFPLVVGFPVLLLLLAGWGGAAFQELLVFKVRSDLAVATTYFERVQGDVGRNIEALANSEALADAWRRPGAGLDALLQSRAQSLALDYLLLVDERQQVLASSLRGTPHPVYPDGSVLAAGLAGQNRVALDTFSPAQLAALSPALAQRARIELRPTRGARPSLQQQSLSGLVLHAAAAVPGRRLALVGGLLLNRNVDFVDRIQHLVYPPGSLPQRSRGSTTLFLGDVRIATTVALPQGGRATGTRVSGAVADRVLEHGQLWLDRALVVGDWYVSGYQPLQDSRGERVGMLYVGFLEQPFVLAKWMALAVLFVLFAITMAVAAWVSWRFAQSVIHPVGRLRATMRQVEAGQLDARVGSLPQDDELAMLASHFDHLLDRIQSQNQALTRWAAELDDKVAERTRELAAANQTLLTAQQQLFKSEKLAAIGQLAAGIAHEVNNPVAVMQGNLELMRELLGEAGLPVAEEFRLLNEQVQRIRLIVAKLLQYARPSEYSGYLQQVRPEEVFQDSLVLVSHQLGRSHVAVSKDWQAAGALLVNRYELQQVLINLLLNALQAMPEGGMLSLATRDCPGVDGQAGVLLTVSDSGPGIAPGDMAQLFTPFFTRKAEGSGLGLWVCHGLVERYGGDIHAANLAAGGAAFRVWLPCEPALASPEEVARDL, encoded by the coding sequence ATGTCTGGCCTGGGGCGAGTAGCGCGGCTGTGGCAGCGGCTGATGCAGCCGCTGAACCGCTCGGTGCGCAACCGCTTTGTCGCGTTGGCGCTGTTCCCGCTGGTGGTGGGGTTCCCCGTGCTGTTGCTGTTGCTGGCCGGCTGGGGCGGGGCGGCTTTTCAGGAGCTGCTGGTGTTCAAGGTGCGTAGCGACCTGGCGGTGGCAACCACGTACTTTGAGCGGGTGCAGGGTGATGTTGGCCGCAATATCGAAGCCCTGGCCAACTCCGAAGCGCTGGCCGATGCCTGGCGTCGCCCCGGTGCCGGGCTGGATGCGCTGTTGCAGTCGCGGGCGCAGTCGCTGGCGCTGGATTACCTGCTGCTGGTAGATGAGCGCCAACAGGTGTTGGCGAGCTCCCTGCGCGGCACGCCGCACCCGGTCTACCCGGATGGCAGCGTGCTGGCTGCCGGCCTGGCCGGGCAGAATCGTGTCGCGCTGGATACGTTCAGCCCGGCGCAGTTGGCTGCACTGTCTCCGGCATTGGCGCAGCGGGCGCGCATCGAGCTGCGCCCTACGCGGGGTGCCCGGCCCAGCCTGCAGCAGCAGAGCCTGTCCGGGCTGGTGCTGCACGCTGCCGCTGCGGTGCCCGGGCGGCGCCTGGCGCTGGTGGGGGGGCTGCTGCTGAATCGCAATGTGGACTTTGTCGACCGCATCCAGCATCTGGTTTACCCGCCGGGCTCGTTGCCGCAGCGTAGCCGTGGCTCGACTACGCTGTTTCTGGGTGATGTGCGTATCGCCACCACCGTGGCCTTGCCCCAGGGCGGGCGGGCTACCGGCACCAGGGTGTCTGGTGCGGTAGCCGACCGTGTGCTGGAGCATGGCCAGCTATGGCTGGATCGGGCGCTGGTAGTGGGTGACTGGTATGTCTCTGGCTATCAGCCCTTGCAGGATAGTCGTGGCGAGCGGGTGGGCATGCTGTATGTGGGCTTTCTGGAGCAGCCTTTTGTGCTGGCCAAATGGATGGCGCTGGCCGTGTTGTTTGTGCTGTTTGCCATCACCATGGCGGTAGCGGCCTGGGTGAGCTGGCGTTTTGCCCAGTCGGTTATCCACCCGGTAGGGCGGCTGCGCGCCACCATGCGCCAGGTGGAAGCGGGGCAGCTGGATGCCCGCGTGGGCAGCTTGCCGCAGGACGACGAGCTGGCCATGCTGGCCAGCCATTTTGACCACCTGCTGGACCGTATCCAGTCGCAAAACCAGGCGCTGACGCGCTGGGCTGCCGAGCTGGATGACAAGGTGGCCGAGCGCACGCGCGAACTGGCTGCGGCCAACCAGACCCTGCTGACGGCGCAGCAGCAACTGTTCAAATCGGAAAAGCTGGCGGCCATTGGCCAGCTGGCGGCGGGCATTGCGCACGAGGTGAATAACCCGGTAGCGGTCATGCAGGGCAATCTCGAGCTGATGCGCGAGCTGCTGGGCGAGGCTGGGCTGCCAGTGGCGGAGGAGTTCCGTCTGCTGAACGAGCAGGTGCAGCGCATCCGGCTGATTGTGGCCAAGCTACTGCAGTACGCTCGCCCAAGCGAGTACTCGGGCTACCTGCAGCAGGTGCGTCCCGAGGAGGTGTTCCAGGATAGCCTGGTGCTAGTCAGCCATCAGCTGGGGCGCAGCCACGTTGCCGTCAGCAAGGATTGGCAGGCTGCGGGCGCTTTGCTGGTAAACCGTTACGAGCTTCAGCAGGTGTTGATCAATCTGTTGCTCAACGCACTGCAGGCCATGCCGGAAGGTGGCATGTTATCGCTGGCTACGCGGGATTGCCCCGGTGTGGACGGCCAGGCTGGCGTGCTGCTGACCGTGTCGGACAGCGGCCCTGGCATTGCGCCGGGGGATATGGCGCAGCTGTTTACGCCGTTCTTTACGCGCAAGGCGGAAGGTAGTGGCTTGGGTTTGTGGGTATGCCACGGCCTGGTGGAGCGCTACGGCGGGGATATTCATGCGGCCAACCTGGCGGCCGGTGGCGCGGCATTTCGCGTGTGGCTGCCCTGCGAGCCGGCCTTGGCCAGCCCGGAAGAGGTAGCCCGTGACTTATAG
- a CDS encoding sigma-54 dependent transcriptional regulator, translating into MQQENTLAAAAENAAKPWGSYSVLVVDDEPGMVNFIRRALEVRCGSVHTAGSVEDAEPLVAQQRFDLIVLDISLPGMSGVNWLKQLRERGVNSEVILMTAFADVETAIDALRAGASDFLLKPFSLAQLINSARRAFERARLEAENWVLRREVASHASRSHVSRDGLIGHSPAIAELRTLLQRFAPMPSTVLIQGESGTGKEVVARALHQQSPRANASFVPVNCAAIAQELIESELFGHVKGAYTGATGSRDGLFYYARGGTLFLDEIGELPLPIQAKLLRVLEERRIRPVGSEQEIKVDVRVIAATNKPLADEVAAGRFRADLYYRLQVLELHLPPLRERTEDLPELAAHFMDLLSPALGVQPVEVEPAILAAMAAYDWPGNVRELKNLVERSLILGYVPRDLPCTRAAGSASPAGEPAANLAGADECLAEVESRHIRAILAACGGNKSEAARRLGISRKTLERKCLAWGE; encoded by the coding sequence TTGCAGCAAGAAAACACCTTGGCGGCTGCCGCCGAGAATGCGGCCAAGCCATGGGGCAGCTATAGCGTGCTGGTGGTGGATGACGAGCCGGGTATGGTGAACTTCATCCGTCGCGCGCTGGAAGTGCGCTGCGGTAGCGTGCATACCGCCGGTAGCGTCGAGGACGCCGAGCCACTGGTAGCGCAGCAGCGTTTCGATTTGATCGTGCTGGATATTTCCCTGCCCGGCATGTCGGGGGTGAATTGGCTCAAGCAGCTGCGCGAGCGCGGCGTGAACAGCGAAGTCATCCTGATGACGGCGTTTGCGGACGTGGAAACCGCTATCGACGCCTTGCGCGCCGGCGCTTCGGACTTTCTGCTGAAGCCGTTTTCGCTGGCGCAGCTGATCAACTCGGCAAGGCGCGCCTTCGAGCGCGCACGGCTGGAGGCAGAAAACTGGGTGTTGCGCCGCGAGGTGGCCTCGCACGCCAGCCGCAGCCATGTCAGCCGCGACGGCCTTATTGGCCACTCGCCGGCCATCGCCGAGCTGCGCACGCTGCTGCAGCGCTTTGCGCCCATGCCTTCTACTGTGCTGATACAGGGTGAGTCCGGTACCGGCAAAGAAGTGGTGGCCCGCGCGCTGCACCAGCAAAGCCCGCGCGCCAATGCCAGCTTTGTGCCGGTCAATTGTGCTGCCATTGCGCAGGAACTCATCGAAAGCGAGCTGTTCGGCCATGTGAAGGGGGCGTATACCGGCGCTACCGGCAGCCGTGATGGCCTGTTTTACTACGCCCGCGGCGGTACGCTGTTTCTGGATGAAATCGGCGAGCTGCCTTTGCCCATCCAGGCCAAGCTGCTGCGTGTGCTGGAGGAGCGCCGCATCCGCCCGGTGGGTTCGGAGCAGGAAATCAAGGTGGACGTGCGCGTGATCGCGGCAACCAACAAACCGCTGGCGGACGAGGTGGCCGCAGGCCGCTTCCGCGCCGATTTATATTACCGGCTGCAGGTGCTGGAGCTGCACTTGCCGCCGCTGCGTGAGCGTACCGAAGACCTGCCCGAGTTGGCCGCGCACTTTATGGACCTGCTCAGCCCCGCGCTGGGGGTGCAGCCGGTAGAGGTGGAGCCGGCCATTCTCGCGGCCATGGCTGCGTACGACTGGCCGGGCAATGTGCGCGAGTTGAAGAACCTGGTAGAGCGCTCGCTGATTCTGGGTTATGTACCGCGCGACCTGCCGTGCACGCGTGCTGCTGGGAGTGCCAGCCCGGCTGGCGAGCCTGCGGCCAACCTGGCCGGTGCGGATGAGTGCCTGGCTGAGGTGGAAAGTCGCCATATCCGCGCCATTCTGGCGGCCTGTGGTGGCAACAAGTCCGAGGCGGCACGCCGCTTGGGGATCTCGCGCAAGACGCTGGAGCGCAAATGTCTGGCCTGGGGCGAGTAG
- the fdnG gene encoding formate dehydrogenase-N subunit alpha, translated as MEVNRRQFFKLSAAQVGASSLVAMGFSPAEALAEVRQYKLLGARETRNTCTYCSVGCGLILYSLGDGAKNAKAEIMHIEGDPDHPVSRGSLCPKGAGLLDFIHSPKRLKYPEVREAGSNEWKRISWHDAIHRIAKHMKADRDANVQDKNADGVPLNRWLTTAMLTASAGSNETGIITQKFLRSLGIIATDAQARVCHGPTVSALASTFGRGAMTNSWVDIKNADFILVMGGNAAEAHPVGFKWAIEAKKTRGTKLIVVDPRYNRTAAVSDLYMPIRAGADIPFLGGVINWLIAHDKIHWDYVKAYTNASFIVSEGFGFEEGLFSGYDEAKGKYDRSSWAYELDADGNAKTDPTLQHPRCVWNLMKAHFARYTPEVVTNLCGTPVEGFLEVCKQLGETARPDKVGTILYALGWTQHTVGAQNIRTMAMIQLLLGNMGMPGGGVNALRGHSNIQGLSDLGLLSTSLPGYLTLPNEKDHPDYASYIAKTTPKALQPNQFNYWSNTPKFFVSLMKWFWGDKASADNNWGFDWLPKWDKLYDVLHIVELMHQGKMNGFIVQGFNPLASFPDATKVTQAFSKLKYMVIIDPIATETSTFWQNQGESHDVNPADIQTEVFRLPSTCFAEEDGAIVSSARWLQWHWKGADAPGEAKGDNEIIGELFNTLRQMYLQEGGKVAEPILNVAWNYRDPNAPSPEELAREMNGKALADLLDPKEAGKFLAKKGEQLPGFAALQDDGSTSCACWIFSGSWTQAGNQMARRDNTDTGLGNTPGWAWSWPANRRILYNRASCSPAGAPWDPKRKLIGWNGEKWAGADIPDFKADAGPDSGMNPFIMNPEGVARLFCTDKLADGPFPEHYEPMESPIGTNPLHPKVVSSPAVRIFKTDRERLGTHKEFPYVGTTYRLTEHFQFWTKSVLLNAIAQPEQFVEIGEALAKEKGIVQGDTVKVSSKRGFIKAKAVVTKRLMALQVNGQTVHQIGIPLHWGWEGVAQKGYLTNSLPPAVGDCNTQTPEYKSFLVNLEKA; from the coding sequence ATGGAAGTGAACCGGCGGCAGTTTTTCAAACTCAGCGCGGCGCAAGTAGGCGCCTCCAGCCTGGTAGCCATGGGTTTCAGCCCGGCCGAGGCGCTGGCCGAGGTGCGCCAGTACAAGCTGCTGGGCGCCCGCGAAACGCGTAACACCTGTACCTACTGTTCGGTGGGCTGTGGCCTGATCCTGTACAGCCTGGGTGACGGTGCCAAGAACGCCAAAGCGGAAATCATGCACATCGAAGGCGACCCGGACCACCCGGTAAGCCGCGGCTCGCTCTGCCCCAAAGGCGCAGGCTTGCTGGACTTCATCCATAGCCCCAAACGCCTGAAATACCCGGAAGTACGCGAAGCCGGCAGCAATGAATGGAAGCGCATCAGCTGGCACGACGCGATCCACCGCATTGCCAAGCACATGAAGGCCGACCGCGACGCCAACGTACAAGACAAAAATGCCGACGGTGTGCCGCTTAACCGCTGGCTGACCACCGCCATGCTTACCGCCTCGGCGGGCTCCAACGAAACCGGCATCATCACGCAAAAATTCCTGCGCAGCCTGGGCATTATCGCTACCGATGCGCAGGCCCGCGTCTGCCACGGCCCTACCGTATCGGCGCTGGCGTCTACCTTTGGCCGTGGCGCCATGACCAATAGCTGGGTAGACATCAAGAACGCCGATTTCATCTTGGTGATGGGCGGCAACGCCGCCGAGGCACATCCGGTAGGCTTCAAATGGGCGATCGAAGCCAAGAAAACCCGCGGCACCAAGCTGATTGTGGTGGACCCGCGCTACAACCGCACCGCGGCGGTGTCTGACTTATACATGCCGATTCGCGCCGGTGCCGACATCCCGTTCCTGGGCGGCGTGATCAACTGGCTGATTGCCCACGACAAGATCCACTGGGACTACGTGAAAGCCTATACCAACGCCAGCTTTATCGTGAGCGAAGGCTTTGGCTTTGAAGAAGGCCTGTTCAGCGGCTACGACGAAGCCAAGGGCAAGTACGACCGCAGTAGCTGGGCTTACGAGCTGGACGCCGACGGCAACGCCAAGACCGACCCCACGCTGCAGCACCCGCGCTGCGTGTGGAACCTGATGAAGGCCCACTTTGCCCGCTATACCCCGGAAGTGGTCACCAACCTGTGCGGCACACCGGTAGAAGGCTTTCTGGAAGTGTGCAAACAGCTGGGCGAAACCGCCCGCCCGGATAAAGTGGGCACCATCCTGTACGCACTGGGCTGGACCCAGCACACCGTGGGCGCGCAGAACATCCGCACTATGGCCATGATCCAGCTGCTGCTGGGCAATATGGGCATGCCAGGCGGCGGCGTGAACGCGCTGCGCGGCCACTCCAACATCCAGGGCTTGTCCGACCTGGGCCTGCTGTCCACCTCGCTGCCGGGCTACCTGACGCTGCCCAACGAGAAAGACCACCCCGACTACGCCAGCTACATCGCCAAAACCACGCCCAAGGCGCTGCAGCCTAACCAGTTCAACTACTGGAGCAACACGCCCAAGTTCTTTGTCAGCCTGATGAAGTGGTTCTGGGGCGACAAGGCCAGCGCAGACAACAACTGGGGCTTTGACTGGCTGCCCAAGTGGGACAAGCTGTACGACGTGCTGCACATCGTGGAACTGATGCACCAGGGCAAGATGAATGGCTTCATCGTGCAGGGCTTCAACCCGCTGGCGTCGTTCCCGGACGCCACCAAGGTCACACAGGCGTTCAGCAAGCTCAAATACATGGTGATCATCGACCCGATCGCCACCGAAACATCTACCTTCTGGCAAAACCAGGGCGAGTCGCACGACGTGAACCCGGCCGACATCCAGACCGAGGTATTCCGCCTGCCGTCCACCTGCTTTGCCGAAGAAGACGGCGCCATTGTCAGCTCGGCACGCTGGCTGCAGTGGCACTGGAAAGGCGCTGACGCACCAGGCGAAGCCAAGGGCGACAACGAGATCATCGGCGAGCTGTTCAACACCCTGCGCCAGATGTACCTGCAGGAAGGCGGCAAGGTAGCCGAGCCTATCCTGAACGTGGCCTGGAACTACCGCGACCCGAACGCCCCGAGCCCGGAAGAACTGGCGCGCGAGATGAACGGCAAGGCGCTGGCCGACCTGCTCGACCCGAAAGAAGCCGGCAAATTCCTGGCCAAAAAAGGCGAGCAGCTGCCCGGCTTTGCCGCACTGCAGGACGATGGCAGCACCAGCTGCGCCTGCTGGATTTTCTCCGGCAGCTGGACACAGGCCGGCAACCAGATGGCTCGCCGCGACAACACCGACACCGGCCTGGGCAACACACCGGGCTGGGCATGGTCGTGGCCGGCCAACCGCCGCATCCTGTACAACCGTGCCAGCTGCAGCCCGGCCGGTGCTCCGTGGGACCCGAAACGCAAACTGATTGGCTGGAACGGCGAAAAATGGGCCGGGGCCGACATCCCCGACTTCAAGGCCGACGCCGGGCCGGATAGCGGCATGAACCCCTTCATCATGAACCCGGAAGGCGTAGCGCGGCTGTTCTGTACCGACAAGCTGGCAGATGGCCCCTTCCCCGAGCACTACGAGCCGATGGAAAGCCCGATCGGCACCAACCCGCTGCACCCCAAGGTAGTGAGCAGCCCGGCGGTGCGCATCTTCAAGACCGACCGCGAGCGCCTGGGCACGCACAAGGAGTTCCCGTACGTGGGCACCACCTACCGCCTGACCGAGCACTTCCAGTTCTGGACCAAGTCGGTACTGCTGAACGCCATTGCGCAGCCGGAGCAGTTTGTCGAGATCGGCGAAGCACTGGCAAAAGAAAAAGGCATCGTGCAAGGCGACACGGTGAAGGTCAGCTCCAAACGCGGCTTCATCAAGGCCAAGGCGGTAGTCACCAAGCGACTGATGGCGCTGCAGGTCAACGGCCAGACCGTACACCAGATCGGCATTCCGCTGCACTGGGGCTGGGAAGGCGTGGCGCAAAAAGGCTACCTGACCAACAGCCTGCCCCCTGCCGTGGGTGACTGCAATACACAGACGCCCGAGTACAAATCTTTCCTGGTAAACCTGGAAAAAGCCTGA